A section of the Pseudomonas lini genome encodes:
- a CDS encoding methionine ABC transporter ATP-binding protein — translation MTAAIQRRLELPEPHNATQTELHPDFNRAHVRFIGLGKTYNGQQGPVAALHGIDLAIQRGEVFGIIGRSGAGKSSLIRTINRLEQPSSGRVLIDQIDIGEFDEDRLVALRRRIGMIFQHFNLMSAKTVWQNVELPLKVAGVPKEQRERKVRELLELVGLQEKHKAYPAQLSGGQKQRIGIARALVHDPQILLCDEATSALDPETTQSILGLLREINQRLGLTIVLITHEMAVIRDICDRVVVLEHGRIVEQGPVWEVFGNPQHDVSKTLLAPLQHGLPQELQSRLREQPQSSDAAVVLRLQFTGSASDEPDLAALFSALGGRVRLLQGGVERIQGHALGQLLLAVTGSSLGAEELRQRAGNWAQQVEVLGYVV, via the coding sequence ATGACGGCCGCGATCCAACGGCGACTGGAACTTCCGGAGCCACATAACGCCACACAAACCGAACTGCACCCAGACTTCAATCGTGCCCACGTGCGCTTCATCGGCCTGGGCAAAACCTACAACGGCCAGCAAGGTCCGGTGGCGGCCCTGCACGGTATCGACCTGGCGATCCAGCGCGGCGAAGTGTTCGGCATCATCGGTCGCAGCGGCGCCGGCAAGTCGTCGCTGATCCGCACCATCAACCGCCTCGAACAACCGAGCAGCGGGCGGGTGCTGATCGATCAGATCGACATCGGCGAGTTCGATGAAGACCGTTTGGTGGCGCTGCGGCGGCGGATTGGCATGATCTTCCAGCACTTCAATTTGATGTCGGCCAAGACGGTTTGGCAGAACGTCGAATTGCCGCTGAAAGTCGCCGGCGTGCCCAAGGAGCAGCGCGAGCGCAAAGTCCGCGAACTGCTGGAACTGGTCGGCCTGCAAGAGAAACACAAAGCCTACCCGGCGCAACTTTCCGGCGGGCAGAAACAGCGCATCGGCATCGCCCGGGCGCTGGTGCATGACCCGCAGATTCTGCTGTGTGACGAGGCGACGTCGGCGCTGGACCCGGAGACCACGCAATCGATCCTCGGCCTGCTGCGCGAGATCAATCAGCGCCTGGGCCTGACCATCGTGCTGATCACCCATGAGATGGCGGTGATCCGCGATATCTGTGATCGGGTCGTGGTGCTGGAACACGGGCGAATCGTCGAGCAAGGGCCGGTCTGGGAAGTCTTTGGCAACCCGCAACATGACGTCAGCAAGACCTTGCTCGCGCCACTGCAACACGGTCTGCCGCAAGAGCTGCAAAGCCGCTTGCGGGAGCAGCCGCAGTCTTCTGACGCCGCCGTGGTGTTGCGTTTGCAATTCACCGGCAGCGCGAGCGACGAGCCAGACCTGGCGGCGCTGTTCAGCGCCCTCGGTGGTCGCGTGCGCTTGCTGCAAGGGGGCGTGGAACGGATTCAGGGGCATGCACTCGGGCAATTGCTGCTGGCGGTGACCGGCTCGTCCCTCGGCGCCGAGGAACTGCGTCAGCGCGCCGGCAACTGGGCGCAACAGGTGGAGGTGCTGGGTTATGTGGTTTGA
- a CDS encoding DUF6124 family protein, with translation MKKSVPDPPPENPTNETATEDPLRDRSALYRAIDFYLTGDQPSPPDEFRFYNVSKDVSFEDTQLYVADLLRCASVTAYQCGDQLTGADRALVFSVWHLLEIAKAMVDRSIECLGMKQS, from the coding sequence ATGAAAAAATCCGTTCCCGATCCACCTCCCGAAAACCCCACCAACGAAACCGCCACTGAAGACCCGCTCAGGGATCGATCGGCGCTCTACCGTGCGATTGATTTCTACCTCACCGGCGATCAGCCCTCCCCGCCCGACGAATTTCGCTTCTACAACGTCAGTAAAGACGTGAGCTTCGAGGATACCCAGCTCTACGTCGCCGATCTGCTGCGCTGCGCCTCGGTCACGGCGTATCAGTGTGGCGATCAGCTCACGGGGGCCGATCGGGCATTGGTGTTTTCCGTTTGGCATTTGCTGGAGATTGCCAAGGCGATGGTTGATCGGTCCATTGAATGTCTGGGGATGAAACAGAGCTGA
- a CDS encoding efflux RND transporter permease subunit yields the protein MKGSFNLSEWALKHQSFVWYLMFVALLMGVFSYLNLGREEDPSFTIKTMVIQTRWPGATQEETLKQVTDRIEKKLEELDSLDYVKSYTRPGESTVFVNLLDTTSAKDIPQIWYQVRKKINDIRGDFPQGLQGPGFNDEFGDVFGSVYAFTSDGLSMRQLRDYVEQVRAEIREVPGLGKVEMVGEQDEVLYLNFSPRKLAALGIDRREVVQTLQSQNAVTPAGVIEAGPERISVRTSGQFASEKDLANVNLKLNDRFYRLADIADISRGYVDPSTPEFRFNGQPAIGLAIAMKKGGNIQDFGKALHLRMDELTADLPVGVGVHTVSDQAVVVEEAVGGFTSALFEAVVIVLIVSFISLGVRAGLVVACSIPLVLAMVFLFMEYSGITMQRISLGALIIALGLLVDDAMITVEMMVTRLEMGETKEQAATFAYTSTAFPMLTGTLVTVAGFVPIGLNASSAGEYTFTLFAVIAVAMLVSWIVAVLFAPVLGVHILSAKVKPHDAEPGRIGRAFNGGLLWAMRNRWWAIGITVALFVLSVFSMQFVQNQFFPSSDRPEILVDLNLPQNASIAETRMIVDKFEATLKGDPDIERWSTYIGEGAIRFYLPLDQQLQNPYYAQLVIVSKGKSRTALTARLQKRLREEFVGVGSYVQALEMGPPVGRPIQYRVSGKDIDQVRKHAIALATELDKNSHIGEIIYDWNEPGKVLRIDIAQDKARQLGLSSEDVASLMNSIVVGSPVTQVDDDIYLIDVVGRAEDAERGSPETLQNLQIVTPGGTSIPLLAFATVRYELEQPLVWRRDRKPTITIKAAVRDEIQPTDLVKQLQPDIDKFAASLPVGYKIATGGTVEESGKAQGPIAKVVPLMLFLMATFLMIQLHSVQKLFLVASVAPLGLIGVVLALIPTGTPMGFVAILGILALIGIIIRNSVILVTQIDSFEKSGYTPWDAVVQATEHRRRPILLTAAAASLGMIPIAREVFWGPMAYAMIGGIIIATLLTLLFLPALYVAWYKVREPKKEEQ from the coding sequence ATGAAAGGGAGTTTCAACTTATCCGAATGGGCCCTCAAACATCAGTCGTTTGTCTGGTATTTGATGTTCGTCGCGCTGCTGATGGGCGTGTTCTCGTACCTGAACCTGGGCCGCGAAGAAGACCCGTCGTTCACCATCAAAACCATGGTAATCCAGACCCGCTGGCCCGGCGCGACCCAGGAAGAAACCCTCAAGCAGGTCACTGACCGGATCGAGAAAAAACTCGAAGAACTCGACTCGCTCGACTACGTGAAAAGCTACACCCGCCCCGGAGAATCAACGGTCTTCGTTAACCTGCTCGACACCACCAGCGCCAAGGACATCCCACAAATCTGGTACCAGGTGCGCAAGAAGATCAACGACATTCGCGGTGACTTCCCGCAGGGCCTGCAAGGGCCGGGCTTCAACGATGAGTTCGGCGACGTGTTCGGTTCGGTGTATGCCTTTACCTCCGACGGCCTGTCGATGCGCCAGTTGCGCGATTACGTGGAACAGGTGCGTGCCGAAATCCGCGAAGTCCCGGGGTTGGGCAAGGTCGAGATGGTCGGCGAGCAGGATGAAGTCCTTTACCTGAACTTCTCCCCCCGCAAACTGGCTGCCCTCGGCATTGATCGGCGCGAGGTGGTGCAGACCCTGCAATCGCAGAATGCCGTGACCCCGGCCGGGGTGATCGAGGCCGGTCCGGAGCGAATTTCGGTGCGGACCTCGGGGCAGTTTGCCTCTGAAAAAGATCTGGCCAACGTCAACCTGAAGCTCAACGACCGCTTCTACCGACTGGCCGACATCGCCGACATCAGCCGTGGCTACGTCGATCCGTCGACCCCGGAGTTTCGTTTCAACGGCCAGCCAGCCATCGGCCTGGCGATCGCCATGAAAAAGGGCGGCAACATTCAGGACTTCGGCAAGGCGCTGCACCTGCGCATGGATGAGCTGACGGCGGATCTGCCGGTGGGCGTCGGTGTACACACCGTTTCCGACCAGGCTGTAGTGGTGGAAGAAGCCGTCGGCGGCTTTACCAGTGCGTTGTTCGAAGCGGTGGTGATCGTGCTGATCGTCAGCTTCATCAGTCTCGGTGTACGTGCCGGGCTGGTGGTGGCGTGTTCGATTCCGTTGGTGCTGGCGATGGTCTTTCTCTTCATGGAATACAGCGGCATCACCATGCAGCGGATTTCCCTCGGTGCGCTGATCATCGCCCTCGGTCTGTTGGTGGACGACGCGATGATCACGGTGGAGATGATGGTCACGCGCCTGGAAATGGGTGAAACCAAAGAGCAAGCGGCGACCTTCGCCTACACCTCGACGGCGTTCCCGATGCTCACCGGCACGCTGGTCACCGTGGCCGGTTTCGTGCCGATCGGCTTGAACGCCAGCTCCGCCGGTGAGTACACCTTCACGCTGTTCGCGGTGATCGCGGTGGCCATGCTGGTGTCGTGGATCGTCGCCGTGCTGTTCGCCCCGGTGCTCGGTGTGCACATTCTGAGCGCCAAGGTGAAGCCTCACGACGCAGAGCCGGGGCGCATCGGTCGGGCGTTCAATGGCGGCCTGCTCTGGGCCATGCGCAATCGCTGGTGGGCCATCGGCATCACCGTGGCGTTGTTTGTGCTCTCGGTGTTTTCCATGCAGTTCGTGCAGAACCAGTTCTTCCCGTCCTCGGACCGCCCGGAAATCCTTGTCGACCTGAACCTGCCGCAAAACGCCTCGATCGCCGAAACCCGCATGATCGTGGATAAGTTCGAAGCGACGCTCAAGGGCGACCCGGACATCGAGCGCTGGAGCACCTACATCGGCGAGGGTGCGATCCGTTTCTACCTGCCCCTCGACCAGCAATTGCAGAACCCGTACTACGCGCAACTGGTGATCGTCAGCAAAGGCAAGTCACGCACGGCCTTGACTGCTCGCCTGCAAAAGCGCCTGCGTGAAGAGTTTGTCGGTGTCGGCAGTTACGTCCAGGCCCTGGAAATGGGTCCGCCGGTGGGACGGCCGATTCAGTATCGGGTCAGCGGCAAAGACATCGATCAGGTGCGTAAACACGCCATCGCCCTGGCCACCGAACTGGATAAAAACTCGCACATCGGCGAAATCATTTACGACTGGAACGAGCCGGGCAAAGTGCTGCGCATCGACATCGCCCAGGACAAGGCGCGGCAATTGGGGTTGTCGTCGGAAGACGTGGCGAGCTTGATGAACAGCATCGTCGTCGGTTCGCCAGTGACGCAGGTCGATGACGATATTTACCTGATCGACGTGGTCGGCCGCGCTGAAGATGCCGAACGCGGAAGTCCGGAAACGCTGCAGAATTTGCAGATCGTCACGCCGGGCGGCACGTCAATTCCACTGCTGGCATTTGCCACGGTGCGGTATGAACTCGAACAGCCGTTGGTCTGGCGTCGTGATCGCAAACCGACCATCACCATCAAGGCCGCGGTGCGCGACGAGATTCAGCCGACCGACCTGGTGAAACAGCTGCAACCGGACATCGATAAATTCGCCGCCAGTTTGCCGGTGGGCTACAAAATCGCCACCGGTGGTACGGTGGAGGAAAGCGGCAAGGCCCAGGGGCCGATTGCCAAGGTCGTGCCGTTGATGCTGTTTTTGATGGCGACCTTCCTGATGATCCAATTGCACAGCGTGCAGAAACTATTCCTGGTGGCCAGCGTCGCGCCGCTCGGGTTGATCGGCGTGGTGCTGGCGCTGATCCCGACGGGTACGCCGATGGGCTTCGTGGCGATCCTCGGGATTCTGGCGTTGATCGGCATCATCATCCGCAACTCGGTGATTCTGGTGACCCAGATCGACTCTTTCGAGAAGAGCGGTTACACGCCATGGGATGCGGTGGTGCAGGCCACGGAACATCGGCGCCGACCGATTTTGTTGACGGCGGCTGCAGCGAGCCTGGGGATGATCCCGATTGCCCGGGAAGTGTTCTGGGGGCCGATGGCCTACGCGATGATTGGCGGGATCATCATCGCGACTTTGCTGACGCTGCTGTTTTTGCCGGCGCTGTACGTGGCCTGGTACAAGGTTCGCGAGCCGAAGAAAGAGGAGCAGTAA
- a CDS encoding methionine ABC transporter permease, whose amino-acid sequence MWFDRLLQGFIDTFLMVGVSSLIALLAGIPLAVILVTSSKGGIYEAPALNRALGAFVNLFRSIPFLILMVALIPFTRLIVGTTYGVWAAVVPLTIAATPFFARIAEVSLREVDHGLIEAAQAMGCRRGHIVWHVLLPEALPGIVGGFTITLVTMINSSAMAGAIGAGGLGDIAYRYGYQRFDSQIMLTVIVLLVVLVAVIQLGGDRLARGLNKR is encoded by the coding sequence ATGTGGTTTGATCGGTTGCTGCAAGGCTTTATCGATACGTTTTTGATGGTGGGTGTGTCGTCGTTGATTGCACTATTGGCGGGCATTCCGCTGGCGGTGATTTTGGTCACCAGTTCCAAGGGTGGTATCTACGAAGCACCGGCACTGAACCGCGCGTTGGGCGCGTTCGTGAACCTGTTCCGCTCGATTCCGTTTTTGATTTTGATGGTGGCGTTGATTCCGTTTACCCGGCTGATCGTCGGCACCACGTATGGCGTGTGGGCTGCCGTGGTACCGCTGACCATTGCGGCCACGCCGTTCTTTGCACGCATTGCCGAGGTCAGTTTGCGCGAGGTCGACCATGGGTTGATTGAAGCCGCGCAGGCGATGGGCTGCCGACGCGGGCATATCGTCTGGCATGTGCTGCTGCCCGAAGCGCTGCCGGGGATTGTCGGTGGTTTCACGATTACGTTGGTGACGATGATCAACTCGTCGGCCATGGCCGGAGCGATTGGTGCCGGTGGGTTGGGGGACATTGCTTATCGGTATGGGTATCAGCGGTTTGACAGCCAGATCATGTTGACGGTGATTGTGTTGCTGGTGGTGTTGGTGGCGGTGATTCAGTTGGGTGGCGATCGCTTGGCGCGGGGCCTCAACAAGCGCTGA
- a CDS encoding class I SAM-dependent methyltransferase: MKQTPDDLEQITSTTLGHYNAVAEDFREGTRDHDVSQNIDALLRHIQGEAPFTLLDFGCGPGRDLKTFTHLGHTAIGLDGSEKLAQMAREDSGCEVWQQDFLKLDLPTERFDGIFANAVLFHIPSQELPRVLKQLREALKPGGVLFSSNPRGENQEGWNGPRYGAYYDLQAWQELLTEAGFVELEHYYRPAGLPREQQPWLASVWRKPA, from the coding sequence ATGAAACAGACTCCCGACGACCTGGAGCAGATCACCTCCACTACCCTGGGCCATTACAACGCAGTGGCCGAAGACTTCCGTGAAGGCACTCGCGATCACGATGTCAGCCAGAACATCGATGCCCTGTTGCGGCATATTCAGGGTGAGGCGCCGTTCACCCTTCTCGACTTCGGCTGCGGGCCTGGTCGTGACCTGAAAACCTTCACTCACCTGGGCCACACCGCTATCGGCCTCGACGGCTCGGAAAAGCTTGCGCAGATGGCGCGGGAGGACAGTGGTTGCGAAGTCTGGCAACAGGACTTTCTGAAACTCGATCTGCCGACCGAGCGGTTTGACGGGATTTTTGCCAATGCGGTGCTGTTCCACATCCCTAGTCAGGAATTGCCTCGGGTGTTGAAGCAGCTGCGCGAGGCGTTGAAGCCGGGTGGGGTGTTGTTCAGCTCCAATCCGCGTGGTGAGAACCAAGAGGGCTGGAACGGGCCGCGGTATGGGGCGTATTACGATCTTCAGGCGTGGCAGGAACTGCTGACTGAGGCGGGGTTTGTGGAGCTTGAGCACTACTACCGGCCGGCGGGGCTGCCGCGGGAGCAACAGCCTTGGTTGGCGAGTGTTTGGCGCAAGCCTGCGTAG
- a CDS encoding efflux RND transporter periplasmic adaptor subunit — protein MKRLLLLSAAALLVACSKEEAPPEPVRPVLSVEVKALNQEDLGRFAGSIQARYESNIGFRVPGRIASRNVDVGAEVQKGALLATLDPTDQQNQLRSAQGDLARVQAQLINAQANARRQQELFNRGVGAQAQLDIAQTDLKTTQASLDQARAAVDQAKDQLNYVELRTDHKAIVTAWNAEAGQVVTAGQQVVTLAQPDIKEAVIDLPDTLVDRLPADVVFQVASQLDPSITSTAIVREIEPQAQSATRTRRARLSLADTPPGFRLGTAISVTLSSAIKPRLELPVSALQEVDGKLRIWVVDPQTQTVSPRDVSLISRTDATVVLANGVKSGERVVSAGVNSLKPGQKVKIDEDSPQ, from the coding sequence ATGAAACGCCTGTTGCTGTTGTCCGCCGCTGCACTGCTGGTCGCCTGCTCCAAAGAGGAAGCGCCGCCAGAACCGGTTCGGCCGGTATTGTCCGTGGAGGTGAAGGCGCTCAATCAAGAAGACCTCGGCCGGTTTGCCGGCAGCATTCAGGCCCGTTACGAAAGCAACATCGGTTTCCGGGTGCCGGGGCGTATCGCCAGCCGTAACGTCGATGTCGGCGCCGAAGTCCAGAAGGGCGCGTTACTCGCCACTCTCGACCCCACCGATCAGCAGAACCAGTTGCGCTCGGCTCAGGGGGATCTGGCGCGTGTTCAGGCGCAGCTCATCAATGCTCAGGCCAACGCCCGGCGTCAGCAGGAACTGTTCAATCGCGGGGTCGGCGCCCAGGCTCAACTGGACATCGCCCAGACCGACCTGAAAACCACCCAGGCCTCTCTCGATCAAGCCAGGGCCGCAGTCGATCAGGCGAAGGACCAACTCAACTACGTCGAGCTGCGCACCGATCACAAAGCCATTGTCACCGCGTGGAACGCCGAAGCCGGGCAAGTGGTGACGGCTGGCCAGCAAGTGGTGACCCTGGCGCAGCCGGACATCAAGGAAGCGGTGATCGATTTGCCCGACACCCTGGTCGATCGATTGCCCGCCGACGTGGTGTTCCAGGTCGCCTCACAACTGGACCCGAGTATCACCAGCACGGCCATCGTGCGCGAAATCGAACCTCAGGCCCAAAGCGCAACCCGTACCCGTCGCGCTCGTCTGAGCCTGGCCGATACGCCGCCGGGCTTTCGCCTCGGCACGGCGATCAGCGTGACCCTCAGCTCTGCGATCAAGCCACGCCTCGAACTGCCGGTGAGCGCGCTGCAGGAGGTCGACGGCAAACTGCGGATCTGGGTCGTCGATCCGCAGACACAAACTGTTTCCCCACGGGACGTTAGCCTGATCAGTCGAACCGATGCCACGGTGGTCCTGGCCAACGGCGTGAAGTCCGGCGAGCGGGTGGTCAGTGCCGGTGTGAACAGCCTCAAGCCGGGGCAGAAAGTGAAAATTGACGAGGACAGCCCGCAATGA